A single window of Synechococcus sp. C9 DNA harbors:
- the mgtA gene encoding magnesium-translocating P-type ATPase, producing the protein MMRNAPNPTRRRGNTNERALENARLSLRALQEASSSVEQVLLSLSSHRQGLTELDVVARLRQYGKNEVTHEKPPTWYVQLFKAFNNPFVWILVALAAVSYVMDYAIAEPEDKDLTAVIILSVMVLVSGFLRFFQEYRSTQAAEKLKALVRTTATVIRRDHLGSPGVRREVPLSDLVPGDVVALSAGDMIPADVRLLTSKDLFVSQAVLTGESLPVEKYDTLGSVVEKRANVQVPSDQVSALDTPTVCFMGTNVVSGTGTAVVVSTGDRTYFGSLAKNIVGKRVLTSFEQGVNRVSYLLITFMAVMVPIVFLIQWVTKGNLLDALLFSLSVAVGLTPEMLPMIVTANLARGAVVMANQKVVVKRINAIQNFGAMDVLCTDKTGTLTLDKIILERHVDIHGQEDEEPLEYAYLNSYYQTGLKNLLDAAVLEHVELNTELKPAENYAKVDEIPFDFVRRRMSVVVEPQGGHAESKHILICKGAVEELFNVCSHAKYHGEIIPMSEAVRREGLQVTQSLNEDGFRVIAVAYKEMPIPLDTVPTYGTQDECDLILVGYLAFLDPPKDSAIEAIRALRDNGVTVKVITGDNDIVTRKVCKEVELPVQGVLVGSQIERMSDAELTAQLDTTTIFAKVSPLQKARIIRLLREQGHTVGYMGDGINDAAALRDADVGISVDTAVDIAKESADIILLEKNLMVLERGVIEGRRTFANILKYLNMTASSNFGNVFSVMGSSAVLPFLPMQPIQLLTQNLIYDLSQTTIPFDTVDQDFLRRPQKWNVPNIGRFMLFIGPISSIFDYATYIVMWFVFGANTPEEVKLFNSGWFVEGLLSQTLVVHMLRTARVPFVQSWPSLPVLLSTGTAIIAGMILPFTPLGAGLGMVPLPARYFLWLWFILGSYCLLTQYLKGFYIRTFGKWL; encoded by the coding sequence ATGATGCGGAATGCGCCCAACCCCACCCGCCGCCGGGGTAATACCAATGAACGTGCCTTGGAAAATGCCCGACTGTCCTTGCGTGCCCTACAGGAAGCGAGCAGTAGTGTCGAGCAGGTGTTGCTCTCTCTGAGTAGCCATCGGCAGGGACTCACTGAGTTGGATGTGGTTGCTCGCCTGCGCCAGTACGGCAAAAACGAAGTGACCCACGAAAAGCCACCCACTTGGTATGTGCAGTTATTCAAGGCGTTCAACAATCCCTTTGTCTGGATTTTGGTGGCGTTGGCGGCGGTCTCCTATGTGATGGACTATGCCATTGCAGAGCCGGAGGACAAAGACCTTACCGCTGTGATAATTCTGTCCGTCATGGTGCTGGTGAGCGGTTTCCTGCGGTTTTTTCAGGAATACCGTTCCACCCAGGCGGCAGAAAAGCTGAAAGCCCTAGTCAGAACGACGGCTACGGTGATTCGCCGTGATCACCTCGGTTCTCCTGGAGTGCGCCGGGAGGTGCCCCTGAGCGACCTGGTTCCGGGGGATGTGGTGGCGTTGTCGGCGGGGGATATGATTCCGGCGGATGTGCGGCTGTTGACTTCCAAGGATTTGTTCGTGAGTCAGGCGGTGCTGACCGGGGAATCCCTGCCGGTGGAAAAATATGACACCTTGGGTAGTGTGGTGGAAAAACGGGCAAATGTGCAGGTGCCCTCGGATCAGGTGAGTGCCTTGGATACGCCCACCGTCTGCTTCATGGGTACTAATGTGGTGAGCGGCACCGGGACGGCGGTGGTCGTTTCAACGGGGGATCGCACCTACTTCGGTTCCCTGGCGAAAAACATTGTGGGCAAGCGGGTACTCACCAGTTTTGAACAGGGGGTCAACCGGGTTAGTTACCTGTTGATCACCTTCATGGCGGTGATGGTGCCGATTGTTTTTCTCATTCAATGGGTGACTAAAGGCAATCTTCTCGATGCCCTGCTGTTTTCCCTGTCCGTTGCCGTCGGGCTAACCCCGGAAATGCTCCCCATGATCGTGACCGCCAATCTCGCACGGGGGGCAGTCGTCATGGCAAATCAAAAGGTGGTGGTCAAGCGCATCAATGCCATTCAAAATTTTGGGGCGATGGATGTACTTTGTACGGATAAAACGGGTACATTGACCCTGGATAAGATCATTCTGGAACGCCATGTGGACATTCATGGTCAGGAAGATGAGGAACCCCTGGAATATGCCTACCTGAATAGTTACTACCAGACGGGCTTAAAAAACCTGCTGGATGCGGCGGTGCTGGAACACGTGGAATTAAATACGGAACTCAAACCGGCGGAAAACTACGCCAAGGTGGATGAAATTCCCTTTGACTTTGTGCGGCGGCGGATGTCGGTGGTGGTGGAACCGCAGGGGGGACACGCAGAAAGTAAGCATATCTTGATTTGCAAAGGGGCGGTGGAGGAACTGTTCAACGTTTGCTCCCATGCCAAATATCACGGCGAAATCATCCCCATGAGTGAGGCTGTGCGGCGGGAAGGACTGCAAGTGACCCAAAGCCTGAATGAAGATGGGTTTCGGGTGATTGCCGTCGCCTACAAGGAAATGCCCATTCCGTTGGATACCGTTCCCACCTACGGCACCCAGGATGAATGCGACCTGATTTTGGTGGGGTATCTCGCCTTTCTCGACCCGCCCAAAGATAGTGCGATTGAGGCGATTAGGGCACTGCGGGATAACGGTGTGACGGTGAAGGTGATTACGGGCGACAACGATATTGTCACACGCAAAGTCTGCAAGGAAGTGGAATTGCCCGTACAGGGGGTGCTGGTGGGTAGCCAGATTGAACGGATGAGCGATGCGGAATTAACCGCCCAACTGGACACCACCACCATCTTTGCCAAAGTTTCTCCCCTGCAAAAAGCCCGCATCATCCGGCTGTTGCGTGAACAAGGGCATACGGTCGGCTACATGGGCGATGGCATTAACGATGCGGCGGCACTGCGGGATGCGGATGTGGGCATTTCGGTGGATACCGCCGTAGATATTGCCAAGGAATCGGCGGACATTATCCTGTTGGAAAAAAATCTCATGGTATTGGAGCGGGGGGTGATTGAGGGGCGGCGCACCTTTGCCAACATTCTCAAATACCTGAACATGACCGCCAGTTCCAACTTTGGCAACGTGTTCAGCGTCATGGGGTCGAGTGCCGTACTGCCCTTTTTGCCCATGCAACCCATCCAATTACTCACCCAAAACCTGATCTACGACCTGTCCCAAACCACCATTCCCTTTGACACTGTGGATCAGGATTTTCTCCGCCGACCCCAGAAGTGGAATGTGCCCAATATCGGGCGGTTCATGCTGTTTATTGGTCCGATTAGCTCCATTTTTGACTACGCCACCTACATCGTTATGTGGTTTGTGTTTGGGGCAAATACGCCAGAAGAAGTAAAGCTGTTTAATTCGGGTTGGTTTGTGGAAGGGCTACTCTCGCAAACCCTGGTGGTGCATATGTTGCGGACGGCGCGGGTGCCCTTTGTGCAAAGCTGGCCCTCTCTGCCGGTATTGCTTTCTACGGGTACTGCCATCATCGCCGGGATGATCCTACCGTTCACGCCGCTGGGGGCAGGCTTGGGGATGGTACCGCTACCAGCCAGGTATTTCCTGTGGCTGTGGTTTATTCTCGGCTCCTATTGCCTGTTGACCCAGTACCTCAAGGGCTTCTACATCCGCACCTTTGGCAAATGGTTGTAG
- a CDS encoding MgtC/SapB family protein encodes MTQIEFVIRLGVAFLLGSALGLERQWRQRMAGLRTNTLVATGAALFVMLSALTPGDSSPTRVAAQVVSGIGFLGGGVILREGLTVRGLNTAATLWCAAAIGALAGAGLLFHASVGAVAVLVANLLLRPLGHRINQQPLKGTELELCYRCEVMCRAQAEAHVRALLLQTAAGGKLRLRSLYSEDVENHPDRVSIEADLITQERDDALVEQIISRLSLEPGVIATHWRIIEQEFG; translated from the coding sequence ATGACTCAAATCGAGTTTGTCATTCGGCTGGGGGTGGCGTTTCTCCTCGGTTCAGCCCTGGGGTTAGAACGCCAGTGGCGACAGCGCATGGCTGGTTTGCGAACCAATACGTTGGTGGCGACGGGGGCGGCTCTGTTTGTCATGCTCTCGGCTCTGACTCCGGGGGATTCCAGCCCAACCCGGGTTGCCGCCCAGGTGGTATCTGGCATTGGCTTTTTGGGCGGTGGTGTGATTTTGCGGGAAGGGCTGACGGTCAGGGGGTTGAATACAGCCGCAACGTTGTGGTGTGCCGCCGCCATCGGTGCTTTAGCGGGCGCAGGACTTTTGTTTCACGCCAGCGTGGGAGCCGTAGCCGTGCTGGTAGCCAATTTGCTGTTGCGTCCCTTGGGTCATCGCATCAACCAGCAACCCCTCAAAGGCACGGAATTAGAACTTTGCTACCGCTGTGAGGTGATGTGCCGTGCCCAAGCCGAAGCCCATGTGCGGGCATTGCTGTTACAAACGGCGGCTGGTGGCAAGCTCCGGTTGCGTTCCCTTTACAGCGAAGACGTGGAAAACCATCCCGACCGGGTCAGTATCGAAGCGGATTTAATCACCCAAGAACGGGATGATGCCCTGGTGGAACAAATTATCAGCCGCCTGAGCTTAGAACCGGGCGTAATTGCCACCCACTGGCGCATTATTGAACAGGAATTTGGCTGA
- a CDS encoding MBL fold metallo-hydrolase — protein sequence MWFRQLFDRETWTYTYLVADPDTREAALVDPVLEQVERDMQLLRELGLTLRYALDTHVHADHITGTGKLRELTGCLGIVPAGAQVTCADRLLQDGEVVQVGAIPIQAIATLGHTDSHLAYLVNHTHLLTGDSLFIRGCGRTDFQSGDAGKLYDAITQRLFTLDDAVWVYPGHDYRGHTVSTIGEEKRWNPRLAGRSREEFIAFMQGLKLPDPQKIAEAVPANQQCGQVAVV from the coding sequence ATGTGGTTTCGGCAGTTGTTTGACCGGGAGACCTGGACGTACACCTATTTAGTGGCTGACCCGGACACTCGGGAGGCGGCGTTGGTGGACCCAGTGTTGGAGCAGGTGGAGCGGGATATGCAGTTGTTGCGGGAGTTGGGGTTGACCCTGCGCTATGCCTTGGATACCCATGTCCATGCGGATCACATTACGGGGACGGGGAAATTGCGGGAGTTGACCGGGTGTTTGGGCATCGTCCCGGCGGGTGCCCAGGTGACCTGTGCGGACCGGTTGCTCCAGGATGGGGAGGTGGTGCAGGTGGGGGCGATTCCCATTCAGGCGATTGCCACGCTGGGGCATACGGACAGCCATCTGGCGTACTTGGTGAATCATACCCATTTGTTGACCGGGGATTCCCTGTTCATTCGGGGCTGTGGGCGGACGGATTTCCAAAGCGGGGATGCGGGGAAGCTGTACGATGCGATTACCCAAAGGCTGTTTACCCTCGATGATGCGGTCTGGGTGTATCCGGGGCATGATTACCGGGGGCATACGGTCTCCACGATTGGGGAGGAAAAACGCTGGAATCCCCGTTTGGCGGGACGTTCCCGGGAGGAATTTATTGCCTTTATGCAGGGGTTGAAGTTGCCCGACCCACAAAAAATTGCGGAAGCGGTGCCTGCCAATCAGCAGTGTGGGCAAGTGGCGGTGGTTTAG
- a CDS encoding metalloregulator ArsR/SmtB family transcription factor, with product MNKAVLHQVAEYFKVLSEVSRLEVLCSLKHGAKNVTQIMAETGLGQANVSKHLKILTQAGMVKRQPHGVQVYYEITDPTILPMCELVSRGLANRLEFQLQEFHSIL from the coding sequence ATGAATAAAGCGGTACTCCACCAGGTGGCCGAGTACTTCAAAGTGCTGTCGGAGGTCAGCCGGTTGGAGGTGTTATGTAGTCTCAAGCATGGGGCGAAAAACGTGACCCAGATTATGGCCGAGACGGGGTTAGGGCAAGCGAATGTTTCCAAACATCTCAAAATCCTCACCCAGGCAGGGATGGTCAAGCGGCAACCCCACGGGGTACAGGTGTATTACGAAATCACTGACCCCACGATTTTACCGATGTGCGAACTGGTTTCCCGGGGGTTAGCCAACCGCCTGGAATTTCAACTCCAGGAGTTTCACTCCATCTTGTGA
- a CDS encoding MBL fold metallo-hydrolase produces the protein MKRREMLIGAGVLVATGRVLAQGAPPGVTIQFLGHTCFLLTGGGLRILVNPFLPGGCTQGYRQPRVQADLVLVSSLLLDEGYVVDLPGDPRVLAVSGDYELANGFKISGFQTNHDRLGGRRFGANVCWSWTQAGIRFLHLGGTATPITVEQQILLGKPDVLFIPVGGRDKAFNPQEAAQAVQALNPKVIVPTHFRTQAADTTCDLFPLEDFLALMGTVPVRRVGDQVTIRPGDLPSQGSIIQVFSYNFATPAKPAQPTPKPQATPTVQPSPRPTPQVTPSPTIPR, from the coding sequence ATGAAACGACGGGAAATGTTAATTGGGGCTGGGGTGTTGGTGGCAACGGGGCGGGTGTTGGCTCAAGGGGCACCCCCAGGCGTAACCATTCAGTTTTTGGGGCATACCTGTTTTCTCTTGACCGGCGGCGGTTTACGGATTTTAGTGAACCCTTTTTTACCGGGGGGCTGTACCCAGGGCTACCGGCAACCCCGGGTGCAGGCGGATTTGGTGCTGGTGAGCAGTTTGTTGTTGGATGAGGGGTATGTGGTGGATTTACCGGGCGACCCCAGAGTGTTGGCGGTTTCCGGGGACTACGAACTGGCGAATGGGTTCAAAATATCGGGGTTTCAGACCAACCATGACCGGCTGGGAGGTCGCCGCTTTGGTGCCAATGTGTGCTGGAGCTGGACGCAGGCGGGCATCCGATTTTTGCACCTGGGGGGGACGGCGACCCCGATTACCGTAGAGCAACAAATTCTCTTGGGTAAACCGGATGTCCTGTTCATCCCCGTTGGTGGCAGAGATAAGGCGTTTAATCCCCAGGAGGCGGCGCAAGCGGTGCAAGCCCTCAATCCCAAGGTCATTGTCCCGACCCATTTCCGCACCCAGGCGGCGGATACAACCTGTGATCTATTCCCGTTGGAGGATTTTTTGGCACTCATGGGCACGGTTCCCGTCCGGCGGGTGGGGGACCAGGTCACCATCCGACCCGGCGATTTACCCAGCCAGGGGTCGATCATCCAGGTATTCAGCTACAATTTTGCTACCCCTGCCAAACCGGCTCAACCCACCCCTAAGCCCCAGGCAACCCCAACGGTTCAACCCAGCCCAAGACCAACCCCGCAAGTCACCCCTAGCCCAACCATTCCCCGTTAA
- a CDS encoding chemotaxis protein CheW, with translation MPPMPATTDQELLCLSFSLSPTNQALLPAHECLEVLPLPLSQVVGIPDMPPAVMGVANWRGEVLWLLDLAYWLGFGSLPELYPQQMNYNVMIITQDKQRLGLVVAQVGQMFWCPLAELQSPPGTEMTPVLAQCLRGYWVQEQIFLVLDGQGIVQSLGAN, from the coding sequence ATGCCCCCGATGCCCGCCACCACCGACCAAGAACTGCTCTGCTTGAGTTTTTCCCTGTCGCCTACTAACCAAGCCCTGCTCCCTGCCCACGAATGCTTGGAAGTGCTCCCGTTACCCCTGAGCCAAGTGGTGGGGATTCCCGATATGCCCCCAGCGGTGATGGGCGTCGCCAACTGGCGGGGTGAAGTCCTGTGGTTGCTGGATTTAGCCTACTGGTTGGGTTTTGGTTCCCTCCCAGAACTGTACCCCCAACAAATGAATTACAATGTGATGATAATCACTCAGGACAAACAACGGCTGGGGCTGGTGGTCGCCCAAGTGGGGCAGATGTTTTGGTGTCCCCTCGCCGAGTTGCAGTCGCCCCCTGGGACGGAAATGACCCCGGTCTTAGCCCAGTGTTTGCGGGGCTATTGGGTGCAGGAACAGATTTTTTTGGTTTTGGATGGGCAGGGCATTGTCCAGTCCTTGGGTGCAAATTAG
- a CDS encoding aminopeptidase P N-terminal domain-containing protein, translating into MVTTPLELHPPLPAEEYAERRRRFMAALGSGTAIFTSAPHAYLHADVEAGYRQDGNLFYLTGLNEPSAVAVFAPHHAEHQFVLFVLPKDLEKEVWTGYRVGPESAPELYGCDAAFPLEQLDEKLPEYVEGATHIYYHPSRDEEMNQRIYRLWQKMLNLRQRKGYGPTVLADVNPLIHPLRMVKSPVELERIRHAVAIAAKAHIHAQETTQPGMFEYEIQAGMEAIFRQQGGAPAYPSIVASGANACILHYGDNIRQTQDGDLVLIDAGCGWGCYNSDITRTFAVNGRMTTPQKLIYDLVLKAQLAAINVVKPGVPYDQIHKTAVRVLVEGLIDLGLLTGDAEEIANEKDEKQQKYRPYYMHRTGHWLGLDVHDAGIYYQEKESATLLAPGQVFTIEPGLYIGPHTQPMEGQPAIPDEFRGIGVRIEDDILVTETGCEVLSAAVPK; encoded by the coding sequence ATGGTCACCACCCCTCTGGAATTGCATCCCCCCCTACCCGCCGAGGAATACGCTGAACGGCGACGGCGATTTATGGCGGCTTTGGGCAGTGGCACAGCCATTTTCACCAGCGCGCCCCACGCCTACCTACATGCGGATGTGGAAGCAGGCTATCGCCAGGATGGTAATTTGTTTTATCTGACTGGATTAAATGAACCCTCGGCGGTGGCGGTATTTGCGCCCCATCATGCGGAACATCAATTTGTGTTATTTGTTCTGCCCAAAGACTTAGAAAAAGAAGTCTGGACAGGCTATCGGGTTGGTCCAGAATCTGCCCCGGAATTATACGGTTGTGATGCGGCTTTTCCCCTCGAACAATTGGATGAAAAATTACCGGAATACGTGGAAGGGGCAACGCATATTTATTACCATCCGAGTCGGGATGAAGAAATGAATCAAAGAATCTACCGGCTCTGGCAAAAAATGTTAAATTTGCGCCAGCGTAAGGGCTATGGACCAACGGTTTTAGCCGATGTGAATCCTCTAATCCATCCCCTGCGAATGGTCAAAAGTCCGGTGGAATTGGAACGGATTCGTCATGCCGTCGCCATTGCCGCCAAAGCCCACATTCACGCCCAAGAAACCACCCAACCGGGAATGTTTGAATATGAAATTCAAGCAGGGATGGAAGCCATTTTTCGCCAACAGGGGGGCGCACCCGCCTATCCTTCCATTGTGGCTTCCGGGGCAAATGCTTGTATTTTGCACTACGGGGATAATATCCGCCAAACTCAGGACGGGGATTTAGTATTAATTGATGCGGGCTGTGGCTGGGGGTGTTACAACTCGGATATTACCCGCACATTTGCCGTGAATGGCAGGATGACGACACCCCAAAAATTGATTTATGACCTGGTATTAAAAGCGCAATTGGCGGCCATTAATGTGGTCAAACCGGGGGTGCCCTACGATCAGATTCATAAAACAGCGGTGCGGGTATTGGTTGAGGGTTTAATTGATTTGGGGTTACTCACTGGGGATGCGGAGGAAATTGCCAACGAAAAGGACGAAAAACAACAAAAATATCGCCCTTATTATATGCACCGCACTGGGCATTGGTTGGGCTTAGATGTACACGATGCGGGGATTTACTATCAGGAAAAAGAGTCCGCAACCCTTTTGGCTCCGGGGCAGGTATTTACGATTGAACCGGGTTTATACATTGGTCCCCATACCCAACCGATGGAGGGACAACCGGCGATTCCCGATGAATTTCGGGGGATTGGGGTGCGGATTGAGGATGATATTTTGGTCACGGAAACGGGTTGTGAAGTTTTGAGTGCCGCTGTGCCTAAATAA
- a CDS encoding isoprenylcysteine carboxylmethyltransferase family protein: MLEKWGFRSDWWRNQRGEYWVLGQAVLGVVFILLPVVPVGTLPLSIKLPVVILLGAVGLCLGMGGIWHLGNNLTPLPHPTDDSRLVTTGVYRWVRHPIYASVIFLALAYALWRMSLWHGICALAFGLFFDRKAAQEEAWLTAKFPEYQTYQQTVKKLFPGIY; the protein is encoded by the coding sequence ATGTTAGAAAAGTGGGGTTTTCGTTCGGATTGGTGGCGCAATCAACGGGGAGAATATTGGGTGCTGGGTCAAGCCGTTTTAGGTGTTGTTTTTATCCTGCTCCCCGTTGTCCCCGTAGGTACGTTACCCTTGAGCATAAAATTACCAGTTGTCATCCTACTGGGGGCGGTAGGGTTGTGCTTAGGTATGGGTGGAATTTGGCACTTGGGCAATAATCTCACGCCTTTGCCCCACCCGACCGATGACAGCCGCTTGGTGACGACGGGCGTTTATCGTTGGGTGCGCCATCCGATTTACGCCAGTGTGATTTTTTTGGCGTTGGCTTATGCCCTGTGGCGGATGAGTTTATGGCACGGTATTTGTGCTTTAGCCTTCGGTTTATTTTTTGACCGCAAAGCCGCCCAGGAAGAAGCATGGTTAACCGCCAAATTCCCAGAGTATCAGACCTATCAACAAACGGTGAAAAAGCTGTTCCCAGGGATTTACTAA
- a CDS encoding FAD-dependent oxidoreductase, whose translation MANVVVIGAGLGGLPAAYELRHRLGRQHRVTLVSEFPQFTFVPGLVQVGLGQIPLAQVQLDVAMLAGYHNLDWVQGRVRRIDPVVRRVYTAAQELPYDYLVIASGAELANDLLPGLGVYSHSVCTPAHALAARSAWEQFVQNPGDLVVGAAPGAGCFGPAYEFVLLAEADLRRRGLRQQVNITYITPEPYIGHLGVKQVKNAQELTEKLMHQRGIQTVTNARIVAVHPDRVELADGRVFPFGYSMILPAFRGAEFVRVSGLGNEKGFLPTLPTLQHPQYPEIYGVGVSVHLDQPDQTLVPIGLPKSGQMTEAMAMVAAHNIAVALGAVQAPPHVPTLEALCFADYGGTGIAYIAAPVLPDPMTGQRRYSYAAAGRWVTWAKAAFEHYFMIKMRLGLGLPWFEKLGIRLLFGLALSQPAPAHLLAQPMQV comes from the coding sequence ATGGCGAACGTGGTGGTGATTGGGGCGGGTTTGGGGGGATTACCGGCGGCCTATGAGTTGCGGCACCGTTTAGGGCGGCAGCACCGAGTGACGTTGGTTTCCGAGTTCCCCCAATTTACGTTTGTCCCCGGGCTGGTGCAGGTGGGGTTGGGGCAGATTCCCCTGGCGCAGGTGCAGTTGGATGTGGCGATGCTGGCTGGCTACCACAACCTGGACTGGGTGCAGGGGCGGGTTCGACGCATTGACCCGGTGGTGCGGCGGGTGTACACGGCGGCTCAGGAATTGCCCTACGACTATCTGGTGATTGCCAGTGGGGCGGAATTGGCGAATGATTTACTGCCGGGGTTGGGGGTGTACAGCCATTCGGTGTGCACGCCTGCCCATGCCCTAGCGGCTCGGTCAGCCTGGGAGCAATTTGTCCAAAATCCGGGTGATTTGGTGGTCGGGGCGGCGCCGGGGGCAGGCTGTTTTGGGCCGGCCTATGAATTTGTCCTGTTGGCGGAGGCGGATTTGCGGCGGCGGGGGCTACGTCAGCAGGTCAACATTACCTACATTACCCCGGAACCCTACATTGGGCATTTGGGGGTGAAGCAGGTGAAAAATGCCCAGGAATTGACGGAAAAACTGATGCACCAACGGGGGATTCAAACCGTCACCAATGCGCGGATTGTCGCTGTGCATCCCGACCGGGTGGAATTGGCGGATGGGCGGGTGTTTCCCTTTGGCTACAGCATGATTTTACCGGCCTTTCGGGGGGCGGAGTTTGTGCGGGTATCGGGGCTGGGCAACGAAAAAGGGTTTTTGCCGACCCTACCGACGCTCCAGCATCCCCAGTACCCGGAAATTTACGGGGTGGGGGTGAGTGTGCATCTCGACCAACCGGATCAAACTCTGGTGCCCATCGGTTTACCCAAGAGTGGTCAGATGACCGAAGCGATGGCGATGGTAGCGGCACACAATATCGCAGTGGCGTTGGGGGCGGTGCAGGCTCCACCTCATGTGCCCACCCTGGAAGCCCTGTGTTTTGCCGACTACGGCGGAACCGGCATTGCCTACATCGCGGCACCCGTCCTCCCTGACCCGATGACGGGACAACGGCGTTATTCCTATGCGGCGGCGGGGCGATGGGTCACCTGGGCAAAGGCGGCTTTTGAGCATTATTTTATGATTAAAATGCGTTTGGGTTTGGGGTTGCCCTGGTTTGAGAAACTGGGCATCCGGTTATTATTCGGACTGGCTCTTTCCCAACCCGCACCCGCCCATTTGCTTGCGCAACCGATGCAGGTGTAA
- a CDS encoding DUF302 domain-containing protein, giving the protein MYYFQRTVAMDFDQVLVLVKEALQKEGMGVMTEMDLQRAFRQKLNQDFRRYHVLGACHPQVAFDMLQVDGRAAVMFPCNVVIQECADGLVEVAAVDPLAMFLMIYAPEAKEIALNASAIMQRVINHF; this is encoded by the coding sequence ATGTACTACTTTCAGCGCACGGTGGCGATGGATTTTGACCAAGTCCTCGTCTTAGTCAAAGAGGCACTCCAAAAAGAAGGCATGGGGGTGATGACGGAAATGGATTTACAGCGAGCTTTTCGGCAGAAACTCAACCAGGATTTCCGCCGTTACCACGTCCTCGGTGCCTGTCACCCCCAAGTCGCTTTTGATATGTTGCAGGTGGATGGTCGAGCGGCCGTCATGTTTCCGTGCAATGTGGTGATTCAGGAATGTGCGGATGGCTTGGTCGAGGTTGCCGCAGTTGACCCCTTAGCCATGTTTTTAATGATTTACGCTCCCGAGGCGAAGGAAATCGCCTTGAATGCCAGTGCCATCATGCAACGGGTGATCAACCACTTTTAA
- the chrA gene encoding chromate efflux transporter, with the protein MTDIPVPEGHYSQKMPSLTEMMWLFLKLGSIGFGGGIAMIALMEDEFVKRRRCLETEEFLHGVALSQILGSFPVNAALFIGYRLHGFWGGLWASLLFLLPSLVAVMVLSWFYFTFNQIPSLQAVLEGIAPVVIGIILLAAWSMGQKAIGSKIALGLALAGCVGSLTRINPILILGMAGVVGLLLKLTPRKPPAKKSVNQPQAVIGLPLAMQVLPHQITSATNTVVPPQAVDVFTLGLTFVKVGLVFFGGGFVLIPVLKQLLIDHLHWLTQQEFIDGVAISQLTPGPIAVIATFAGFRVGGLSGAMVATIGLFLPSIILMFILSRYYQKVRHLQPVKHFLSGVNPAVVGMVLSAAINLLPAIIPSEQPLRIGINMLLLAVALLVIGKLKWHPAVGLGIGVITGVMVSFVTGLT; encoded by the coding sequence ATGACAGACATTCCAGTTCCAGAAGGGCACTATTCGCAAAAAATGCCCAGCTTAACCGAGATGATGTGGCTGTTTCTCAAATTAGGTTCCATTGGTTTTGGGGGGGGCATTGCCATGATTGCCCTCATGGAAGATGAATTTGTCAAACGGCGGCGGTGTTTGGAAACAGAAGAGTTTTTGCATGGGGTCGCCCTCAGTCAAATTTTAGGTTCTTTTCCGGTCAATGCCGCCTTATTTATTGGCTATCGTCTGCATGGTTTTTGGGGCGGTTTATGGGCGAGTCTGCTGTTTTTACTCCCTTCTTTGGTGGCGGTGATGGTTCTATCGTGGTTCTATTTCACATTCAATCAAATTCCCTCTTTGCAGGCGGTTTTAGAGGGCATTGCGCCGGTGGTGATTGGCATTATTCTCCTGGCGGCTTGGTCTATGGGACAAAAGGCGATTGGCTCTAAGATTGCCTTGGGACTGGCTTTAGCAGGCTGTGTTGGCAGTTTAACCCGCATCAATCCCATATTGATTCTCGGTATGGCAGGCGTAGTTGGTTTACTGCTTAAATTAACCCCCCGCAAACCCCCCGCCAAAAAGTCTGTCAATCAGCCCCAAGCGGTCATTGGTTTACCGTTAGCCATGCAGGTTTTACCCCATCAAATCACCTCGGCAACCAACACGGTCGTGCCACCCCAGGCTGTTGATGTGTTCACCTTAGGTTTAACGTTTGTGAAGGTAGGATTGGTATTCTTTGGGGGTGGTTTTGTCCTGATCCCGGTGCTGAAACAGTTATTAATTGACCATTTGCACTGGTTGACGCAACAGGAATTTATTGATGGGGTGGCGATTAGTCAACTCACCCCAGGACCAATTGCAGTGATTGCCACTTTTGCTGGTTTTCGGGTCGGGGGATTGAGCGGGGCAATGGTCGCCACCATCGGTTTGTTTTTACCTTCAATTATCTTGATGTTTATCCTGTCTCGCTATTATCAAAAGGTGCGGCATTTACAGCCCGTCAAACACTTTTTATCAGGGGTTAACCCCGCTGTGGTTGGCATGGTTTTGTCTGCTGCGATTAACCTATTGCCTGCCATTATTCCCAGCGAACAACCCCTGCGGATTGGGATCAATATGCTATTACTTGCGGTTGCCCTATTGGTGATTGGCAAGCTAAAATGGCACCCAGCGGTTGGTTTGGGGATCGGGGTAATAACAGGTGTTATGGTCAGTTTCGTAACGGGTTTGACGTAA